Genomic window (Drosophila sulfurigaster albostrigata strain 15112-1811.04 chromosome 2R, ASM2355843v2, whole genome shotgun sequence):
TCTCGCGCTTGAATTCCTCAACGCGCTGGTTGGCCTTCTCCTCTGACACTTCCAGAGATTTCAGGGAGTTACCGACAACCTATGACCAAGATTACATCGATAGATTCAGcgaatttattttgattgctATGCAAGGTACCTTCAATTCTTCCTCCAGCTCCATGATCTTGGATTCACCGGAGCGGACACGATCCTCAGCAACTTCGAGCTCGTCTTCAACGAAGGCCAGCTTGCGGGACACTTCATCGGACTTGGTATCAGCATCCTCAGCCAACATACGGGCTTCCTTCAATTGGTTGGTCAACTGATCCATACGCTCCTCATCCTGCTGGGAACGGTTCTCCAATACTTTGCACATACGGTTGTTCTCATCGGCCGATTGTGTGGCCTCCAACAGCTTCTGTTGTGCGGTGGTTGAGCGCTCCTCAGATTTCTCCAAATCCTCCTCAATCTGTTGGACCTTACGGTTCAAGGTGGCAACCTCGGACTCCGTGGAGGTCAACAGTTTCTCCTTCTCTTCCAATTCGGTGTTGGCCTTCTCCAGCTGCTCCTTGGCGGTGACCAAATCGACCTCAACCTGAACGAATTTCTTCTCCAAATCGCGCACCTCCTCATTGAGTTTGTCGGCGCGGGAGTTGGCATCCTTAGCTTGATTCTCGCAGGTATCTGCCTTGTCGATGGCATTATCCTTCTCAAGCTTCATCGCTTGCATCTTCTTCTTGATGGCGTCCAtggtgtttgtgtttttgttgttcgcttAGGAGGGAAGAAAACTGGAAAAAGGCACTGCAAAGAAGGagataaaatattatttagaatacctttttattacattttataataagtTGTGTACCCCTTTTccagtattatttatatattatatataaaatactatatgtatcTAGT
Coding sequences:
- the LOC133836589 gene encoding tropomyosin-2 isoform X2; the encoded protein is MDAIKKKMQAMKLEKDNAIDKADTCENQAKDANSRADKLNEEVRDLEKKFVQVEVDLVTAKEQLEKANTELEEKEKLLTSTESEVATLNRKVQQIEEDLEKSEERSTTAQQKLLEATQSADENNRMCKVLENRSQQDEERMDQLTNQLKEARMLAEDADTKSDEVSRKLAFVEDELEVAEDRVRSGESKIMELEEELKVVGNSLKSLEVSEEKANQRVEEFKREMKTLSVKLKEAEQRAEHAEKQVKRLQKEVDRLEDRLFHEKEKYKAICDDLDQTFAELTGY
- the LOC133836589 gene encoding tropomyosin-2 isoform X1; translated protein: MDAIKKKMQAMKLEKDNAIDKADTCENQAKDANSRADKLNEEVRDLEKKFVQVEVDLVTAKEQLEKANTELEEKEKLLTSTESEVATLNRKVQQIEEDLEKSEERSTTAQQKLLEATQSADENNRMCKVLENRSQQDEERMDQLTNQLKEARMLAEDADTKSDEVSRKLAFVEDELEVAEDRVRSGESKIMELEEELKVVGNSLKSLEVSEEKANQRVEEFKREMKTLSVKLKEAEQRAEHAEKQVKRLQKEVDRLEDELGINKDRYKSLADEMDSTFAELAGY